Part of the Phycodurus eques isolate BA_2022a chromosome 3, UOR_Pequ_1.1, whole genome shotgun sequence genome, TATATCGTCAGTCCTGGCATTTTGCACTATAAACTATCCCTTTTTGTATTACAGAGGGTCCTTGGTCCTGGCATATGACATACGAATAATGCTGTCATGTTGCACATACACATGCAGTTTTTCatctacttgttttttttatgtatggagAAGTGTATCTAATACAAATattcactgaaataatgacctTTACCATTGCGTTTTCGTAGGTCAGCGATAGAACACACCGCGTTCCAAATTTTGGGCTACCTCGCTGCCATACGTAGGAACGGGACACCTGACAACCTGTAAATGTAACAACAGCATTTGCGATATCATCCGTTATTTCCAGTCTAGATTTAAGCATTGCCGAACATACAAGCATATAATTAAATCACCAATTGAACTTTTTCAGATCCCTCTCAAACAACAACCAGCAACAGCTGCCCAGAGATCTATTTAAACACCTGGATCTCCTCACAGACTTGTAAGTGTTGATTTGTAACGGTGTTGGAGCTGATAATGAGCCTGTCACGCAGCTCCCTGTATGGGGTTTAATGCAGTACCACGTTCAGGCCACTAAGCTGAATTGGTGAATCAGCGAGACAAACATTGATTCAGTCTTCCATCACGGATTTCAGGGACCTGCGAGGAAACTCTTTCCACTGTGACTGTAAGATCAAGTGGTTGGTTGACTGGATAGAAAAGAGCAATACTTCAGTTCCTCCCATATACTGTGCAAGCCCCTTTGAATTCCAGGGACGGAGAATCCATGATCTTGTCCCGAGAGACTTCAACTGCATCAGTGCAGGTTTCAACTTCTTGATCTTGTGTTCAGAGCAATATCCTGGCAAGTTTGTAGTTCGTGATTGGCTAtccttctttgtattttctcccTCTAGATTTTGCCGTTTATGAAACGTTTCCTTTCCAGTCTGTGTCTGTGGAGTCTTATGAGTTCTGCGGAGATCAGTTTGTTGCCTTTGCTCAACCTGAATCAGGTTTCTGCACTCTTTATGTGTGGGATCATGTAGAAATGGCCTTTAGGACATTTCATAATATTACATGTAAGCTATAGCGACAAATATGTACAAATTACATCGTTCTGTTTGACTGTCATTTACCTGTTCTGTCTCTATGTCTGTACAGCTCGTTCAGCGCTGTACTGCAAACCAGTGGTGATGGACAACACACTTTACATGGTTGTGGCCCAACTTTTTGGCGGATCTCACATCTACAAGTAAGCTTTGCAAACTGCGGATGCCGTGTGGAAGcgctgtattgtttttatgatcTCACTTTTCAAATAATTCGCCTGGCATTTTGGAGGGCATGAAGAGTCTCATTAGAGGACAGATGACATTCTACAATTTGTCACAGTCGTATGAGAAATAATGTATGCATAATCGGTGTGACTAGCAGGTGATGAGTTCATTTGACAACCTGAAGCTTTTCTTAAAATTGCAGATGGGAAGAGGACCCCCTTCGTTTTGTGAAGATCCAAGATATTGACACAATTCGTGTGAGGAAGCCCAACTTCGTGGAGACCTTCCATTTGGATGCTGAATGGTATTTTGTAGTAGCAGACAGTTCGAAGGCTGGTTCAACCAGCATTTATCGATGGAACAGCAATGGTTTTTACTCCCACCAGTCCCTCCATCCTTGGCACCGTGACACGCATGTGGAGTTTCTCGATGTTGGAGGAAAGCCTCACCTCATCCTCTCCAGTGCCACTCAACCACCAGTGGTTTACCAGTGGAACCGAGGCCAGAAGCAGTTTGATTTCTTCTCTCAAATCACAGAGCAAGCTGACGTGCAGATGGTCAAGCACTTTTGGGTTAGAAAGGCGCTTTACCTGTGCCTTACCCGCTTCATTGGTGACTCAAAGATTCTCCGCTGGGAAGGCCAGCGTTTCATTGAGATCCAAGCTCTTCCCTCTCGCGGTTCGATGGTTGTGTATCCCTTCACAGTGGGTCTTCGTCAGTATCTTATCCTTgggagtgatttctccttttcCAGAGTGTACTTGTGGGATGATCTCACTCAGCGCTTTCAGCCCTTCCAAGAACTTAACATCAGAGCTCCAAGGGCCTTCAGCTTGGTGTCAGTCGACAACAAAGACATTCTGGTGGCTGCCAGTTTCAAGGGCAATTCCCTGGCCTACCAGCATCTGCTGGTCGATCTCAGTGCTAAGTAGAGATGTGAGAGACTACAGGAtgtgccaaaaacaacaacatgcagccatacaggtgcatctcaaatTAGTTGTGGAAAACTCAGTTTATTCAAGTCGATCAATTCAAAGTGAAATTCATTTATTACTCTACATAAGAGTCACTAcacataatacataaatatttaatgtgtataattttgattatttatagCTTAGTGCTGACGGAAACCTCCAAGTTAGGTCGGTATAAtgactttcactttttgaattgaacaacGGAAATAAGTAAACTTTTctacaattgtaatttattgggATGCACCTGTATGGAAGTTTTGTTATTTCACACGTTTTAAATGACTAacttaaaaatgattcaaatCTATTTTCTGAATTATCCCAAGAAATCGTGCATTAATAATGTTATAATTTAGCCTCAGTGCCATGCTGACTGAAATGTCAAGTTACTGCTTCTGTATATATTGTTATCGTTGAAATGCATGTGAATTTATTGAATCAGTCACttgcagtgttgccacagttactttgaaaaagtaccttacttagttactttactgattacttcaTTAGATTAAGTTAGATTAAGAAATTAGATTACAAGTAACTTTTtcgttactttcagcagctgccatgtggcaggaatatcacttatccactgtacaaaaaaaaaacgcattagCTAAACCGTACCCATAACTTGGTAATGTACGTCAAGAATAACGTCaccaacatgaaccaataactgaaATGTGTGTGCAGTGGAAACCACATTAAATGAGTAGCATTTAAAGTAACTATTGATAGTATGATATGGTAACTGTAATCTAATTAATTCCCTGGCTATAACAACACGGCATTAATCGTTTCTCAGAATGGCCACCATTTAAGAGTAACACGTTACAGTTAAAAAGGTATCACTGGATAGTGATGTTATGTTTGATACGTGGTGAAAAAGGATATTGAAGTTTACGTGTAAAATTTTTAAAAGCTATAAATCATCACTGCAGCACCTcaaattttgaaatatatttatataatattacaTATCCTTATGtcctcattttattttgcactAACAACAAACATTTGATTCACAAGGAGAGAACAAATTAAATGACACTGCGAGTCAATTTAATAGTTGTTTATCATGGATTTTGTCTTCAttaatgtataatgtaattgtGTTATTAATCCTCTTaatgcaatatatattttttggatgCGTTGGAAAAATTAGGAGTGCAATGTCTAATTCAGTGGATTGATATCATTAATCACTTTAGcactaatgtatgtttttgacgTCAGTCCAAAAACTTTATTCCATTGCTGCAATGTACATTTATGGACAGGGAAGTATGAATAAAACATGCTTTAGAGCACTCTGATAAAACCTGCATCTCCCTATGACTTTTTCACCCATGCTGACGACAAGACAAAACATCAGACAATCTGTGCCTTACAGGAAttcactgcatcatgggattttggtcgATGTCACATAATataaacattcatccatccatccatttttttttttaccgcttatcctcactagggtggcgggctgctggagcctatcccagctatcatcgggcaggaggccgggtacaccctgaaccagtcgccagggcacagagaaacaaacaaccattcacactcacattcacacctacgggcaatttagagtcttcaatcaacctgcctcgcatgtttttgggatgtgggtggaaaccggatgtgctaaccagtcgcccaccgggCCGGcataatataaacaaatataaacagttactgtatttttattttttcattttttaaaatattgttaatTACTGGAAGACAAACAATTGGCACAAAAATACGGTAACATACATTTTTATCAATTTGGAATTTCATTCGAACAAGATTTAATGGAGCCTTGAACAAACTCTGGTCCACAGGCCCCATCCGCCCCATCCACATTCACTGACcggagtgtcacacactaatcatctactaaactcaaaacacctgcacagatttccccaggtgtcattaaattgcttcactttggttcaattgtctcagttgggttcaatatggggacaaatgcagacttgacaactgcccagaagaccatcattgataccctccataggatgggtaagccacaaaagttcatagctaaggaggctggctgttcacagagtgctgtgtccaagcatatcaatggaaagtctagtggaaggacaaaatgtggcaggagaagatgctccagcaaaagagatgatggtgggcttcagcggattatcaaacagagaagattcaagaatctagcagagatccagaaagagtggaatgaggcgggagtcacagcttcaaaaactaCCACATTccgacgcatccgggagatgggctacaactgtcccaagctgcttgagctccagtgtgaaacagccacagtcagtcatgactTAGGGTGCAATGTCCTGTGCAGGTGTTAGTAAACTCTGCTTTCaaaaatccaaggtcaccgcaacagtctaccggaatgttttagaggacttcatgataccttctgctgaggatctgtatggagatggagatttcatcttccagcaggacctggaccctacccataccgccagaagcacaaAAACCTGTTTTGATGCACATGCCATCGCAGTGCTTGACTGTCCAggcaactcgccggatctaaaaccaattgagaatctatggggtattatcaagaggaaaatgaggggcaccagacccaaaaacaaagaactgacagcaagcatcaaggaaatctgggcttccataactctcaggcaatgccacaggttgatcgcctcaatgccacggtgcGTCGAGACAGTGATTAAAGGaaaatgattcccaaccaagtattgaagattaacatatcgttttgaaagtaccatattttgatttatttaatgtgaccctaatttctacaaaaactgagaagtaaatggtgatttcctCATAgtattctaatattttgaatttctgattttgtgggttttattggAAGCCCAATTTatgcaaaaattaaaaaaaatttttaatggaattatggaaatagtcttccatgatattctaattttttgtaAGGGTTCTTTCTGTAttacccaagtgaacttaaaatgctgtttgtaaatggtgatttcatttattaagaaaaaaaaaactggtctaGTTTTAAAACGTAATGGCCCACTAAACCTATTaattggttgggccatcctcagcagcgacaactgaaatcaagcgttttctataactggcaatgcgtctttcacatctctgtggagatattttggcctactcgtccttgcagaattgtttgaatacagcaaaaattgagggtttttgtGATTATgctactgcatttcaatcggattcatgtctggactttgactaagccactccaaaacatgtattttgttctttaagccattcagaagttgacttgctggtgtgttttggatgctTATCctactgcagaacccaagtgcgcttcagcttgaggtcacaaactgatggctgaatattctccttcgggattttttttttgttaacgagcagaattcatggttccatcaatcacagcaagttgtccaggtcctgaattaacaaagcagcccaagaccatcacactaccaccccatttgactgttggtatgttcTTTTCCAAAACGCTGTGCTACagttacgccagatgtaacgagacacatgccttacaaaaagctcaactttcatctcgtcagtctatataatattctcccaagtCTTTTTGGTCAGTAGTGGTTTTCGCCTTTGAACTCTGCCAAGATTGTAATTTTTGCCTAGtgtcttattgttgtgtcatgaacactgaccctaagtgaggcaagggaggcctgcagttctttagaagttgtcttgagttcctttgtggcctcctggatgagtcactgctgttctcttggggtaatttttgtagaCCGGCCAcccctgggaaggttcaccaatTTTCCAAGTTTTCTCCATCTAATGGATATGGCTCTCCCTATGATTAGCTGGAatactaaagctttagaaatggctttttccAGATTGACAGATGTCAATTTATTTCCCAACTATTCTgcaatttctttggatcatgtcattttgttgcagatttttttgcccAACTTGATTTTGCTGGGAcaggttctgtttaagtgattttttttattgaacaggTCTGAAGGTAATCTTCaaaggcttgggtgtgatcagtaaaaattaaccaaaaattgtgctTTTCTActattaattaatgatttaacgAGGGGGGTAATTAGTTTTTCCACACGGGGCCAGATAACTGAATAGttgttttaaaaagagcattttaagttcacttgggttatatttgtctgatatttacatttgtttgatgatcttaaagtggggaaactatgcaaaaatataagaatttgagaagagggccattactttttcacagcactgtaaaatGTTGCCTTCTGGGacttttttaaaacagcattcCTGATTGCAACTAAGCAATTGTTTTGTGGCTTTAAATCAAACCATCCATCTCTGCAGCACGGTGAACATGTGGTTTGCACGCCTACCTCAGTTCCAGggttttggatttgaaatccTGGTGTTCCGGCTTGCTCCTACAACCATGCATATTACAcgttataattgcattgagaaaaataacaaaaacacacagtggaacctcgataaaacggaccccgatataacggcTATCAGATAAAACTGATCACTGGTGTGTCCAAAaacagtttccatttgtcacttaaaatgctgttgacaaagcctgtcagttccagaattggctgctgttgtttCTGGCACTgtggcacaatgcagtcagaGAATGAGACTGACATATttctgggtcacagatataaaatatgacaagATGCACTTCCAAAAGACCTGCCTCCCGTGCTTACTTGCAATAACGGCATCAaccctgcgacccattgacttcaccagactgttgcattcttcatgtgaaatgcttttccaggcctttaatGCAGTctatttcagttcttgtttgtttctgggggtttctcccttcagtctcctcttcaggaggtaaaatgcatgctctattgggtttaggtccggtgattgacttggccagtcgaagaccttccactttcccccctgatgaagtcatttgttgtgttgacacTGTgttttgttgcatgatgaagcttctccccattagtttggatgcatttttctgtaaattgccagacaaattGGTtgtgtagacttcagaattcattctgctgctaacATCACAAGTTGCATAAAAaaaactagcaaccctttattgctcggtgactgtttttctcaatgtctttatgtctcaaaagtgttctctgtgaattgactgtctgttgtcgtactagagcggctccaagtaccggagacaaattccttgtgtgtttttttggacatacttggcaaataaagatgattctgattctggaaaagaatagtgagcccattccagaagcagccatgcaagcccaagccatgacattgcCCACACCATGATTCATGTTTTGAATCATAAACAGATACTTTCTCTCTctatactttggcctttccatcacttggTAGGTTAATCCTGGTGTTATCAGCCCATAAAACTtggttccaaaacctttgtggttCAACTCTATCCTTTGAAAAATCTGGCattctgattatttttgctgttgagtggtttgcatcttgtggtatggcctgtatagttcttctctcaaagtcttctttgaacaatggattgtgataccttcaccctgCTCTGTggagttggcagtgatgtcactgactgttgtcgttggatgtttcttcacagctcgcacaatgtttctgtcatcaactgctgttgatacccttcgccgacctgttcgatggcTGTTGCACAGTACATGAgtagtttctttttcaggacattccaaattgttgtaatgGCTATaaccaatgtttgtgcaatagctctgattcattttccct contains:
- the lgi3 gene encoding leucine-rich repeat LGI family member 3 isoform X1, with amino-acid sequence MMELGPRCLNVIYLSVLCLSLCLPGDTNTKKAIKIPRCPATCSCTKDSAFCVDTKAIPKSFPPGIISLTIVNAAFTTIPEGAFSHLHLLQFLLLNSNTFSTISDDAFAGLSHLQYLFIENNEVQTLSKYAFRGLKSLTHLSLSNNNQQQLPRDLFKHLDLLTDLDLRGNSFHCDCKIKWLVDWIEKSNTSVPPIYCASPFEFQGRRIHDLVPRDFNCISADFAVYETFPFQSVSVESYEFCGDQFVAFAQPESGFCTLYVWDHVEMAFRTFHNITSRSALYCKPVVMDNTLYMVVAQLFGGSHIYKWEEDPLRFVKIQDIDTIRVRKPNFVETFHLDAECPSILGTVTRMWSFSMLEESLTSSSPVPLNHQWFTSGTEARSSLISSLKSQSKLTCRWSSTFGLERRFTCALPASLVTQRFSAGKASVSLRSKLFPLAVRWLCIPSQWVFVSILSLGVISPFPECTCGMISLSAFSPSKNLTSELQGPSAWCQSTTKTFWWLPVSRAIPWPTSICWSISVLSRDVRDYRMCQKQQHAAIQVHLKLVVENSVYSSRSIQSEIHLLLYIRVTTHNT
- the lgi3 gene encoding leucine-rich repeat LGI family member 3 isoform X3, giving the protein MMELGPRCLNVIYLSVLCLSLCLPGDTNTKKAIKIPRCPATCSCTKDSAFCVDTKAIPKSFPPGIISLTIVNAAFTTIPEGAFSHLHLLQFLLLNSNTFSTISDDAFAGLSHLQYLFIENNEVQTLSKYAFRGLKSLTHLSLSNNNQQQLPRDLFKHLDLLTDLDLRGNSFHCDCKIKWLVDWIEKSNTSVPPIYCASPFEFQGRRIHDLVPRDFNCISADFAVYETFPFQSVSVESYEFCGDQFVAFAQPESGFCTLYVWDHVEMAFRTFHNITSRSALYCKPVVMDNTLYMVVAQLFGGSHIYKWEEDPLRFVKIQDIDTIRVRKPNFVETFHLDAEWYFVVADSSKAGSTSIYRWNSNGFYSHQSLHPWHRDTHVEFLDVGGKPHLILSSATQPPVVYQWNRGQKQFDFFSQITEQADVQMVKHFWVRKALYLCLTRFIGDSKILRWEGQRFIEIQALPSRGSMVVYPFTVGLRQYLILGSDFSFSRVYLWDDLTQRFQPFQELNIRAPRAFSLVSVDNKDILVAASFKGNSLAYQHLLVDLSAK
- the lgi3 gene encoding leucine-rich repeat LGI family member 3 isoform X2 is translated as MMELGPRCLNVIYLSVLCLSLCLPGDTNTKKAIKIPRCPATCSCTKDSAFCVDTKAIPKSFPPGIISLTIVNAAFTTIPEGAFSHLHLLQFLLLNSNTFSTISDDAFAGLSHLQYLFIENNEVQTLSKYAFRGLKSLTHLSLSNNNQQQLPRDLFKHLDLLTDLDLRGNSFHCDCKIKWLVDWIEKSNTSVPPIYCASPFEFQGRRIHDLVPRDFNCISADFAVYETFPFQSVSVESYEFCGDQFVAFAQPESARSALYCKPVVMDNTLYMVVAQLFGGSHIYKWEEDPLRFVKIQDIDTIRVRKPNFVETFHLDAECPSILGTVTRMWSFSMLEESLTSSSPVPLNHQWFTSGTEARSSLISSLKSQSKLTCRWSSTFGLERRFTCALPASLVTQRFSAGKASVSLRSKLFPLAVRWLCIPSQWVFVSILSLGVISPFPECTCGMISLSAFSPSKNLTSELQGPSAWCQSTTKTFWWLPVSRAIPWPTSICWSISVLSRDVRDYRMCQKQQHAAIQVHLKLVVENSVYSSRSIQSEIHLLLYIRVTTHNT